GAGATAATTTATGGTGATAAAATTGTAGTGGGTAAATCAGTAAGTGAAATAGTGTTAAATTGGAGTTTGAGCTGTGCATTATATTGGTGCGAGAGTTGTTCGACGAAATTCCCGAAAGaggtttcatttttcatttttcttgatAGCCCTTTGTTGTAGGAGAAATTATTCttcatttaaattttttattttctcatttgtGTTGTCAGGATCAATTTATGGAGTCTCTTCCTTCGGATATCATACTAGAAATCCTTTCTCGGATTCCAGCTGAATCCGTTTTAGAGTGCAAATTGGTTTGTAAGAAATGGGTAACCCTCATACGCGAAAGTAGCTTTGCTAATATGCACCTCACTCGCCGGCTCAACCAACTCCATGATAGCGACGATGGCAATGATAACATAGCTGATACTAAGGTCTTTTTTGCATGTCGCACAGACAACTTCAAAACTTTTCCATGGAGGACAACTAAGTAATAGGAGGATTAGTAGCAACGATGAGAAATACATTTACAATCAAAATCTGAAGAGGATCTATCATCCTCCTATGCACAATGAACCATTACATAATCACCTAGTTGGATCCTGCAATGGTTTGGTTTGTGCATTTCAAAAACACCATTTAATTCTAGATCCCATATATATTTGTAATCCCCTTACAAGAGAATATGTTCATCTTCCTCAACTTGTCGTAAAGGAAGAAGATGTCGATCCTGATCTTATAGATGTAGTGGAAGGAGAGGTTGACATGTATGGTCGGTTAGCATATGGAATTGGGTATGTTAGttcaaccaatgagtacaaggttgtcaGAATCCATTACCTCGATGATGCGTACGTTGAAGGAAATGTggaagtatacacacttggcagtgGTTATGGGTGGCGGGCCATTGGTAGAATTTCCTATGGGTTGTCGACGCTGAATGGGGGTACCTATGCAAATGATGCAATTTATTGGATTTTTTACAACGAAGTTGTGGTCTGTGACTTGGCCAAGGAAGAGTTTCGACTGCTATCATCTGTCCCTCCTTGCCTCCAAAACCGCCAGGATGAAGATAGATGCGGACTTGTAGTACTGGGAAGGCATGTGTGTTTTTATATGGATAATAAATCACGCATGGAAATATGGTCCTTGACGAAAAATAACGACTCCTGGTTTCTGGAGTTTGATATAGATTACAAAGATTCTCGTCAAAGGAGGTTTCAGCCAATTCTACTCACAAAGAAGAGGGAAATCATATTTCTGTATGCTAGATCTGCACTTTATTGCTATGACACAAAAACAA
This genomic interval from Papaver somniferum cultivar HN1 unplaced genomic scaffold, ASM357369v1 unplaced-scaffold_107, whole genome shotgun sequence contains the following:
- the LOC113327667 gene encoding F-box protein CPR1-like: MHNEPLHNHLVGSCNGLVCAFQKHHLILDPIYICNPLTREYVHLPQLVVKEEDVDPDLIDVVEGEVDMYGRLAYGIGYVSSTNEYKVVRIHYLDDAYVEGNVEVYTLGSGYGWRAIGRISYGLSTLNGGTYANDAIYWIFYNEVVVCDLAKEEFRLLSSVPPCLQNRQDEDRCGLVVLGRHVCFYMDNKSRMEIWSLTKNNDSWFLEFDIDYKDSRQRRFQPILLTKKREIIFLYARSALYCYDTKTTVLKIISNEASTDYFEDVEAIAHVNTFVSLEAMGENSKRYTVRPRWVRTPWDDVIDELDRVALGEEVDTTRFRLREA